The Sylvia atricapilla isolate bSylAtr1 chromosome 10, bSylAtr1.pri, whole genome shotgun sequence genome contains a region encoding:
- the LRRC3 gene encoding leucine-rich repeat-containing protein 3 gives MKLCCKRQAASLRPCFPVSRAQPLTPLPGHIMQEPYPVFQEITPCHIPSTHGFPSGMGEALQERRGAVPLPRSCCHPQGAASGHADLPGCKMTLASTMPAPSMAQAFFCLLLCIPWGSSCPPSCQCTERAGAKAVLCSSRHLEEIPKDIPRDVVFLKLDANSITRIPGNAFRYLSHLEEIDLSRNAIEKIDGAAFRGVAAGLRSLDLSSNRIRSIPKEALLALNAKLRLANNPWHCECALQEVLWEARLDLDSVRDITCHTAPREEYVGKPLLQVLDAGANLCGARQRTTDVAMLVTMFAWFAMVVVYVVCYVRHNQEDSCRHGHYLRALPSAQAHAETTSTAL, from the coding sequence ATGAAGCTGTGCTGTAAAAGACAGGCAGCGTCACTCCGCCCTTGTTTTCCAGTCTCACGAGCCCAGCCTCTCACCCCTTTGCCAGGGCACATCATGCAGGAGCCATACCCAGTGTTCCAGGAAATAACGCCGTGTCATATCCCCTCCACCCACGGCTTCCCTTCAGGGATGGGAGAGGCCTTGCAGGAACGCCGAGGGGCCGTCCCGCTGCCCAGGAGCTGTTGTCAcccccagggagctgccagcGGCCATGCTGACCTGCCTGGCTGCAAGATGACCCTCGCCAGCACCATGCCAGCCCCCAGCATGGCCCAAGCTttcttctgcctcctgctctgcatcccctggggcagctcctgccccccCAGCTGCCAGTGCACGGAGCGGGCAGGGGCCAAGGCCGTCCTCTGCAGCTCCCGGCACCTGGAGGAGATTCCCAAGGACATCCCCAGGGACGTGGTGTTCCTCAAGCTGGATGCTAACAGCATCACCAGGATCCCCGGCAACGCCTTCAGGTACCTGTCCCACCTGGAGGAAATCGACCTCTCCAGGAATGCCATTGAGAAGATCGACGGGGCGGCGTTCAGAGGGGTGGCGGCCGGGCTGCGGAGCCTGGACCTCTCCAGCAACCGCATCCGCAGCATTCCCAAGGAAGCGCTGCTGGCGCTCAACGCCAAGCTGCGGCTGGCCAACAACCCCTGGCACTGCGAGTGCGCGCTGCAGGAGGTGCTGTGGGAGGCACGGCTGGACCTGGACTCCGTCCGGGACATCACCTGCCACACGGCCCCGCGGGAGGAGTACGTGGGCAAGCcgctgctccaggtgctggacGCCGGCGCCAACCTGTGCGGCGCGCGGCAGAGGACCACGGACGTGGCCATGCTGGTCACCATGTTCGCCTGGTTCGCCATGGTCGTCGTCTACGTGGTCTGCTACGTCCGGCACAACCAGGAGGACTCCTGCAGGCACGGGCACTACCTGAGAGCTCTGCCCAGTGCCCAGGCCCATGCAGAGaccaccagcactgccctgtAG